A single window of Pungitius pungitius chromosome 20, fPunPun2.1, whole genome shotgun sequence DNA harbors:
- the LOC119195320 gene encoding trace amine-associated receptor 1-like — translation MEPEATDNGSYAVSDSHPCYKSDNTTYSFTSNPSILCVSLYVFLGILSAVTICGNLLVIISVSYFKQLHVPTNFLILSLAVADLLVGVVVFPFSMVFTVTSCWHHEGLFCKVRGGFDVTLSTASILHLCCISIDRYYAVCQPLFYKSKVNDHVTWTMILMSWAVAALIGISIIVAGFNQGKCEESCLIDALISTTLACIFSFYAPVIIMLSIYLKIFLVAKRQVISIQNTTGLTKKSGTNVSMRERKATKTLAIVLGVFLLCWAPYFLCIILQPLTYNVTPIAVIETLNWLTLSNSMLNPFIYAFFYSWFRSAFKMIISGKVFQGNLANSKLL, via the coding sequence ATGGAACCAGAAGCGACTGACAACGGGTCTTACGCCGTTAGTGACTCACATCCCTGCTACAAATCAGACAATACAACGTACTCATTCACCAGCAACCCTTCCATATTATGTGTTTCATTATATGTTTTCCTTGGCATATTATCAGCCGTCACAATATGTGGAAACCTTCTTGTAATAATCTCCGTTTCTTACTTCAAACAGCTTCACGTCCCTACTAACTTCCTCATTCTGTCACTGGCTGTTGCTGATCTGCTTGTCGGAGTTGTGGTCTTCCCTTTCAGCATGGTTTTCACTGTGACCTCGTGTTGGCATCATGAGGGTTTGTTCTGTAAAGTAAGAGGAGGCTTTGATGTGACACTGAGCACAGCTTCTATTTTGCACCTGTGCTGTATTTCTATTGACAGATACTACGCTGTATGTCAGCCCCTCTTTtacaaaagtaaagtaaatgatCATGTTACTTGGACGATGATCCTGATGAGCTGGGCCGTGGCTGCTCTAATTGGCATTAGCATTATAGTTGCAGGTTTTAATCAAGGAAAATGTGAAGAAAGTTGCTTAATCGATGCTCTTATATCAACTACTCTGgcgtgtattttttctttttatgctCCTGTCATTATAATGCTCAGTATCTACCTAAAAATCTTCCTTGTTGCAAAAAGACAGGTAATCAGTATTCAGAACACAACCGGTCTGACCAAAAAGTCTGGAACAAATGTGAGTatgagggagagaaaggccACCAAAACTCTGGCTATTGTTTTGGGAGTTTTTCTCTTATGTTGGGCTCCATATTTTCTTTGTATCATTCTTCAACCTCTAACGTACAATGTGACACCAATTGCTGTGATTGAAACTCTTAACTGGCTTACACTTTCCAATTCGATgctcaatccatttatttatgctTTCTTTTACAGCTGGTTCAGATCAGCTTTCAAAATGATAATTTCTGGAAAAGTATTTCAGGGTAATTTAGCAAATTCCAAACTCctgtga